A DNA window from Streptomyces bacillaris contains the following coding sequences:
- a CDS encoding transglutaminase-like domain-containing protein: MELIQQTPDIAAYLAADEAIDHDHPQVRGVAAELASRADDAYTYARTAFAYVRDTIPHSADSGDPRVTWRASDVLATRTGICYAKSIALTALLRAHAVPAGLCYQRLTDDGTNPVVHGLVALRLPGRDRWARVDPRGNRPGVDARFSLDTERLAWAVREELGEIDYPALHATPPAAVLHALRSAQDRTELWRMLPTQL; this comes from the coding sequence ATGGAGCTGATCCAGCAGACCCCGGACATCGCCGCCTACCTGGCCGCCGACGAAGCCATCGACCACGATCACCCGCAGGTGAGAGGCGTGGCGGCGGAGCTGGCGAGCAGGGCGGACGACGCATACACATACGCCCGTACCGCCTTCGCGTACGTACGGGACACCATCCCGCACTCCGCCGACTCGGGCGATCCGCGCGTCACCTGGCGCGCCTCCGACGTCCTCGCCACCCGCACCGGCATCTGCTACGCCAAGTCCATCGCCCTCACCGCACTGCTCCGGGCCCACGCCGTCCCCGCCGGGCTCTGCTACCAGCGGCTCACCGACGACGGCACGAACCCCGTGGTCCACGGTCTGGTCGCGCTCCGGCTCCCCGGCCGCGACCGCTGGGCACGGGTGGACCCCCGGGGCAACAGGCCGGGCGTCGACGCGCGGTTCTCGCTCGACACCGAGCGGCTGGCCTGGGCGGTACGCGAGGAACTGGGCGAGATCGACTACCCGGCCCTCCATGCCACCCCGCCCGCCGCCGTGCTCCACGCGCTGCGGAGCGCCCAGGACCGTACGGAGCTGTGGCGGATGCTCCCCACGCAGCTCTGA
- a CDS encoding lysophospholipid acyltransferase family protein: MAELVYRPVIGAARTMFKALDLKIDTQGSEHIPKTGGAVLVSNHISYLDFIFTGLGALPQKRLVRFMAKESVFRHKVSGPLMRGMKHIPVDRNQGEDAYAHALRSLRSGEIVGVFPEATISQSFTLKSFKSGAARLAQEAGVPLIPMALWGTQRIWTKGRPRNFKRSHIPITIRVGEPVEAPADQYAGAITRRLRERVQELLEAAQRAYPVRPKDASDTWWVPAHLGGTAPTPAEVRERG, encoded by the coding sequence ATGGCAGAACTCGTCTATCGACCGGTCATCGGCGCCGCTCGCACCATGTTCAAGGCGCTCGACCTGAAGATCGACACTCAGGGTTCGGAGCACATCCCGAAGACCGGCGGCGCGGTGCTGGTCAGCAACCACATCAGCTATCTCGACTTCATCTTCACCGGTCTGGGCGCCCTGCCGCAGAAGCGGCTCGTCCGCTTCATGGCGAAGGAGTCGGTCTTCCGGCACAAGGTCTCCGGTCCGCTGATGCGCGGGATGAAGCACATCCCGGTCGACCGCAACCAAGGCGAGGACGCGTACGCGCACGCCCTGCGGTCGCTGCGCTCCGGTGAGATCGTCGGCGTCTTCCCCGAGGCGACCATCTCCCAGTCGTTCACGCTGAAGAGCTTCAAGTCGGGTGCCGCGCGCCTCGCCCAGGAGGCCGGGGTCCCGCTGATCCCGATGGCGCTGTGGGGCACGCAGCGGATCTGGACCAAGGGGCGCCCGCGCAACTTCAAGCGCAGCCACATCCCGATCACCATCCGGGTCGGTGAGCCCGTGGAGGCGCCCGCCGACCAGTACGCGGGGGCGATCACCCGGCGGCTGCGGGAGCGCGTGCAGGAGCTGCTGGAGGCGGCGCAGCGGGCGTATCCGGTGCGGCCGAAAGACGCGAGTGACACGTGGTGGGTGCCCGCCCATCTCGGCGGTACGGCCCCGACGCCCGCCGAGGTCCGCGAGCGCGGCTGA
- a CDS encoding flavin reductase family protein: MTASPELAPAPVLKASPELLRSVFRRHAAGVAVITAAGDRPVGFTATSLNSVAAEPPLVSFGIGTSSSSWPVLAEAEHVGVHILAEHQQELAATFARSGADRFGPSTDWSSGPEGVPLLAGVSAWLVCRVVARVPAGDHRIVIAEAVAGDPSGAGRPLVYHQGRFTALRD; this comes from the coding sequence ATGACGGCCTCACCCGAACTCGCTCCCGCCCCCGTCCTCAAGGCCTCGCCCGAGCTGCTGCGCTCGGTCTTCCGGCGCCACGCCGCGGGCGTCGCGGTGATCACCGCCGCCGGGGACCGGCCGGTCGGCTTCACCGCCACCTCGCTCAACTCCGTCGCCGCCGAGCCCCCGCTCGTCTCCTTCGGCATCGGGACGTCCTCCTCCAGCTGGCCGGTGCTGGCCGAGGCCGAACACGTCGGCGTCCACATACTCGCTGAGCACCAGCAGGAGCTGGCCGCCACCTTCGCCCGCAGCGGCGCCGACCGCTTCGGCCCGTCCACCGACTGGAGCAGCGGCCCCGAAGGCGTTCCGCTGCTGGCCGGCGTCTCCGCCTGGCTGGTCTGCCGGGTCGTGGCCCGGGTCCCGGCGGGCGACCACCGCATCGTGATCGCGGAGGCCGTGGCGGGCGACCCCTCGGGGGCCGGCCGGCCGCTGGTCTACCACCAGGGACGGTTCACGGCTCTGCGAGACTGA
- a CDS encoding electron transfer flavoprotein subunit beta/FixA family protein — MSLRIVVCVKYVPDATGDRRFADDLTVDREDVDGLLSELDEYAVEQALQIADGADGAEITVVTVGPEDAKDALRKALSMGADKAVHVEDDDLHGTDVMGTSLVLAKAVEKTGYDLVICGMASTDGVMGVLPALLAERLGVPQVTLLSEVAVNGGVVSGRRDGDTASEQLEASLPAVVSVTDQSGEARYPSFKGIMAAKKKPVQSLDLDDLGIEADEVGLEGAWTAVDEAAERPARTAGTIVKDEGEGGRQLAEFLAGQKFI; from the coding sequence GTGAGCTTGAGGATCGTTGTCTGTGTGAAGTATGTGCCCGACGCGACCGGTGACCGGCGTTTCGCCGATGACCTGACGGTGGACCGTGAGGATGTGGACGGTCTGTTGTCGGAGCTGGACGAGTACGCGGTCGAGCAGGCGTTGCAGATCGCGGACGGGGCGGACGGCGCGGAGATCACTGTGGTGACGGTGGGTCCGGAGGACGCGAAGGACGCGCTGCGCAAGGCTCTGTCGATGGGTGCGGACAAGGCGGTCCATGTCGAGGACGACGATCTGCACGGCACGGATGTGATGGGGACGTCGCTGGTGCTGGCGAAGGCGGTCGAGAAGACCGGTTACGACCTGGTGATCTGCGGGATGGCCTCGACCGACGGTGTCATGGGCGTCCTCCCGGCCCTGCTGGCGGAGCGTCTGGGTGTGCCGCAGGTGACGCTGCTGTCCGAGGTCGCGGTGAACGGCGGTGTGGTGAGCGGGCGGCGTGACGGTGACACGGCATCGGAGCAGCTCGAGGCGTCGCTGCCGGCGGTGGTGTCGGTGACCGACCAGTCCGGTGAGGCGCGTTACCCCTCGTTCAAGGGGATCATGGCGGCGAAGAAGAAGCCGGTTCAGTCGCTGGATCTGGATGATCTGGGGATCGAGGCGGACGAGGTCGGTCTGGAGGGTGCGTGGACGGCTGTGGACGAGGCGGCGGAGCGGCCGGCGCGGACGGCGGGCACGATCGTGAAGGACGAGGGTGAGGGCGGCAGGCAGCTGGCCGAGTTCCTCGCGGGCCAGAAGTTCATCTGA
- a CDS encoding electron transfer flavoprotein subunit alpha/FixB family protein, translating to MADVLVLVDHVDGAVRKPTLELLTLARRIGDPVAVALGAGAEATAGVLGEHGAVRVLTADASEFAEYLVVPKVDALQAAFDAVSPVAVLVVSSAEGKEIAARLALRIGSGIITDATDLEAGSEGPVATQAAFAASFTTKSRVSKGVPVITVKPNSAPVEPAAAAGAVEALNVSFGAAAAGTKVVARTPRESTGRPELTEAAIVVSGGRGVNGAENFPLIEALADSLGAAVGASRAAVDAGWYPHTSQVGQTGKSVSPQLYIASGISGAIQHRAGMQTSKTIVAVNKDPEAPIFDLVDYGVVGDLFTVVPQLTEEINNRKS from the coding sequence ATGGCTGATGTTCTTGTTCTGGTCGATCACGTGGACGGTGCGGTCCGCAAGCCCACCCTGGAGCTGCTGACGCTGGCCCGCCGTATCGGTGACCCCGTCGCCGTCGCCCTGGGTGCGGGTGCCGAAGCGACCGCCGGGGTGCTGGGCGAGCACGGTGCCGTGCGGGTCCTGACGGCGGATGCCTCCGAGTTCGCGGAGTACCTCGTGGTGCCGAAGGTGGATGCCCTGCAGGCCGCGTTCGATGCGGTCTCCCCGGTGGCGGTGCTGGTGGTGTCCTCCGCGGAGGGCAAGGAGATCGCGGCGCGTCTGGCGCTGCGGATCGGGTCGGGGATCATCACCGACGCCACCGATCTGGAGGCCGGTTCCGAGGGTCCCGTCGCCACTCAGGCGGCCTTCGCCGCTTCTTTCACCACGAAGTCCCGGGTGTCGAAGGGTGTTCCGGTCATCACGGTGAAGCCGAACTCGGCTCCGGTCGAGCCGGCTGCTGCTGCGGGTGCGGTGGAGGCGCTGAACGTGTCGTTCGGTGCGGCGGCGGCGGGGACGAAGGTGGTTGCGCGGACGCCGCGTGAGTCGACCGGGCGTCCGGAGCTGACCGAGGCCGCGATCGTGGTCTCGGGCGGTCGCGGGGTGAACGGGGCGGAGAACTTCCCCCTGATCGAGGCCCTCGCGGACAGCCTGGGGGCTGCGGTGGGGGCGTCGCGTGCTGCGGTGGACGCGGGCTGGTACCCGCACACCTCCCAGGTCGGCCAGACGGGTAAGTCCGTCTCCCCGCAGCTGTACATCGCCTCCGGTATCTCGGGGGCGATCCAGCACCGGGCGGGGATGCAGACCTCGAAGACGATCGTCGCGGTCAACAAGGACCCCGAGGCCCCGATCTTCGACCTCGTCGACTACGGCGTCGTCGGCGACCTCTTCACCGTCGTGCCCCAGCTCACCGAAGAGATCAACAACCGCAAGAGCTGA
- a CDS encoding DUF6986 family protein produces MGQQEKVATSLAGTVSEEISASLTAVDAELARRYPGDPGTRQPVHTVYVPGDVFAPGTLRSWGDQALAALDEHAPDDASFAAVLGIPEELAGPVHDRVRAKLEREPVEDLRIDFEDGYGPRPDAEEDEAAARAARLVSEAYANGTAAPYMGIRMKCMEAGVRDRGIRTTDVFLTGLMEAGGLPEGLVLTLPKVTYPEQVTAFVRLLEAFEKAHGLDAGRLGFEIQIETSQSILAADGTAAVARMIDAAQGRATGLHYGTFDYSACVGVSAAYQASDHPAADHAKAVMQVAAAGTGVRVSDGSTNVLPVGPTDRVHEAWRLHYGLTRRALARAYYQGWDMHPGHLPTRYAAVYAFYREGLEPAAARLAAYVAKAGGDVMDEPATAKALSGYLLRGIDCGALDTAEVARLTGLTRADLDAFASPRRGDLTVTAP; encoded by the coding sequence ATGGGTCAGCAGGAGAAGGTGGCAACGAGCCTCGCGGGCACGGTCAGCGAGGAGATCAGCGCCTCCCTCACGGCGGTCGACGCGGAGCTGGCCCGCCGCTACCCGGGCGACCCCGGCACCCGCCAGCCCGTGCACACCGTCTACGTCCCCGGTGACGTCTTCGCACCCGGCACCCTCCGCTCCTGGGGCGACCAGGCGCTGGCCGCCCTCGACGAACACGCCCCCGACGACGCCTCCTTCGCCGCCGTCCTCGGGATTCCGGAGGAACTGGCGGGCCCCGTCCACGACCGCGTACGCGCCAAGCTGGAGCGCGAGCCGGTGGAGGACCTGCGGATCGACTTCGAGGACGGTTACGGGCCCCGCCCCGACGCCGAGGAGGACGAGGCCGCGGCCCGCGCCGCCCGCCTGGTCTCCGAGGCGTACGCGAACGGCACCGCCGCCCCGTACATGGGCATCCGGATGAAGTGCATGGAGGCCGGGGTGCGCGACCGGGGCATCCGCACCACCGACGTCTTCCTCACCGGTCTGATGGAGGCGGGCGGGCTCCCCGAGGGGCTCGTGCTGACCCTGCCGAAGGTGACGTACCCCGAGCAGGTCACCGCCTTCGTCCGACTCCTCGAGGCCTTCGAGAAGGCCCACGGCCTGGACGCCGGGCGGCTCGGCTTCGAGATCCAGATCGAGACCAGCCAGTCGATCCTCGCCGCCGACGGCACCGCCGCCGTCGCCCGCATGATCGACGCGGCGCAGGGCCGGGCGACCGGGCTGCACTACGGCACCTTCGACTACAGCGCCTGCGTCGGGGTCAGCGCCGCCTACCAGGCCAGCGACCACCCGGCCGCCGACCACGCCAAGGCCGTCATGCAGGTCGCCGCGGCGGGCACCGGCGTACGCGTCTCCGACGGCTCCACCAACGTCCTGCCCGTCGGCCCGACCGATCGGGTCCACGAGGCCTGGCGGCTCCACTACGGCCTCACCCGCCGCGCTCTGGCCCGCGCGTACTACCAGGGCTGGGACATGCACCCCGGCCACCTCCCGACGCGTTACGCGGCCGTCTACGCCTTCTACCGGGAGGGCCTGGAGCCCGCGGCCGCCCGGCTCGCCGCGTACGTCGCCAAGGCGGGCGGTGACGTGATGGACGAGCCCGCCACCGCCAAGGCCCTCAGCGGCTACCTGCTGCGCGGCATCGACTGCGGCGCGCTCGACACCGCCGAGGTCGCCCGGCTCACCGGCCTTACCCGCGCCGACCTGGACGCCTTCGCCTCGCCGCGCCGGGGCGACCTGACGGTCACGGCCCCGTAG
- a CDS encoding CGNR zinc finger domain-containing protein, with the protein MRRKPAPTELEPVEVFCNTAVQLHGEDEFARPETASRWLRAHGHPEAVAPPELEALAEARETVRAFLVDRSSPEALDALNRLIRSVAGAPVVRPDGTLALHPATDEPVARTVRTVLEALLRDGLTGRHAARLKACAAPECRWVFYDRAPSSNGLWCDMDVCGARHKMRAYRARTGGSGAHRDG; encoded by the coding sequence ATGCGACGGAAACCGGCCCCGACGGAACTCGAACCGGTCGAGGTGTTCTGCAATACGGCGGTCCAGCTCCACGGCGAGGACGAGTTCGCCCGGCCGGAGACGGCGAGCAGGTGGCTGCGGGCGCACGGCCATCCGGAAGCGGTCGCCCCGCCCGAACTGGAGGCCCTCGCGGAGGCCCGGGAGACCGTACGGGCATTCCTCGTCGACCGTTCCTCGCCCGAGGCGCTCGACGCCCTCAACCGGCTCATCCGCTCGGTCGCGGGCGCCCCCGTCGTACGCCCCGATGGCACCCTCGCGCTGCACCCGGCCACCGACGAGCCGGTGGCACGGACCGTGCGGACGGTGCTCGAAGCGCTGTTGCGGGACGGCCTGACCGGACGTCACGCGGCGCGGCTCAAGGCCTGCGCGGCGCCGGAGTGCCGGTGGGTCTTCTACGACCGGGCCCCGTCGTCGAACGGCCTCTGGTGCGACATGGACGTGTGCGGCGCCCGGCACAAGATGCGCGCCTACCGGGCCCGTACGGGTGGATCCGGCGCACACCGGGACGGCTGA
- a CDS encoding alpha/beta fold hydrolase — MNVRPTRTFETPDGAVRWGVLGEGDPAVLLHGTPFSSFIWREIAPALARDHRVHFFDLLGYGRSERRDGQDVGLEAQTRAFTGLLDHWGLERPRVIAHDIGGAVALRALLLEGARYADLTLVDAVACGDWGTGLFRLVRENARVFEQLPVYAHEALAESHLRYASHSGYRPDVLAAHLDPWRGEAGRAAYYRQYGQLEQAATDEFQHLLGAIPVPTRIIWGREDRFLPPPFGEQLHALIPGSELHWVEHAGHAIQEDAPAQLLALLTREFGAGRE; from the coding sequence ATGAACGTCCGTCCGACCAGGACCTTCGAGACCCCGGACGGCGCGGTCCGCTGGGGCGTGCTGGGGGAGGGCGACCCGGCCGTCCTGCTCCACGGCACCCCGTTCTCGTCGTTCATCTGGCGGGAGATCGCCCCCGCACTCGCCCGGGACCACCGCGTCCACTTCTTCGACCTGCTCGGCTACGGGCGCTCCGAGCGCCGCGACGGCCAGGACGTGGGGCTCGAGGCGCAGACGCGGGCGTTCACCGGGCTCCTGGACCACTGGGGGCTGGAGCGCCCCCGGGTGATCGCCCACGACATCGGCGGGGCCGTGGCGCTGCGGGCGCTCCTGCTGGAGGGGGCCCGGTACGCAGATCTCACCCTGGTCGACGCGGTGGCCTGCGGTGACTGGGGGACCGGCCTCTTCAGGCTCGTACGGGAGAACGCCCGCGTCTTCGAGCAGCTCCCCGTATATGCGCACGAGGCGCTGGCCGAGAGCCACTTGCGGTACGCCAGCCACTCCGGCTACCGGCCGGACGTCCTCGCCGCCCACCTCGATCCCTGGCGCGGGGAGGCAGGCAGGGCGGCGTACTACCGGCAGTACGGGCAGCTTGAGCAGGCCGCCACCGACGAGTTCCAGCACTTGCTGGGTGCCATTCCGGTGCCGACCCGGATCATCTGGGGGCGCGAGGACCGCTTCCTGCCCCCGCCCTTCGGTGAGCAACTGCACGCGCTGATCCCGGGCTCGGAGCTGCACTGGGTGGAGCACGCGGGCCACGCGATCCAGGAGGACGCGCCCGCGCAGCTTCTGGCCCTGCTCACGCGGGAGTTCGGCGCGGGGAGGGAGTGA
- a CDS encoding LacI family DNA-binding transcriptional regulator: protein MDRTTRHSETRYGNRPTMKDVAARAGVGLKTVSRVVNGEPGVTPDTERRVQEAIEALGFRRNDSARVLRKGRTASIGLVLEDLADPFYGPLSRAVEEVARAHGALLINGSSAEDPEREQELVLALCARRVDGLIVIPAGDDHRYLEPEIKAGIATVFVDRPAGRIDADMVLSDSFGGSREGVAHLIAHGHRRIGFIGDQPRIHTATERLRGYHAAMADAGITVEDSWVSLGTTDPGRVRAAAEAMLEGPEPVTALFAGNNRVTVTAVRVIAERQRPVALVGFDDIELADLLGITVISQDAAAVGRTAAEHLFRRLDGADHAPARVELPTTLIPRGSGELPPA from the coding sequence GTGGACCGGACCACCCGTCATTCCGAGACCCGTTACGGCAACCGGCCGACCATGAAGGACGTGGCGGCCCGCGCCGGTGTCGGCCTCAAGACGGTCTCCCGGGTGGTGAACGGCGAGCCCGGCGTCACGCCCGACACCGAGCGCCGGGTACAGGAGGCGATCGAGGCGCTGGGCTTCCGCCGCAACGACAGCGCTCGCGTGCTGCGCAAGGGGCGTACGGCCTCGATCGGCCTGGTCCTGGAGGATCTCGCGGACCCCTTCTACGGCCCGCTGAGCCGCGCCGTGGAGGAGGTCGCCCGGGCGCACGGGGCGCTGCTCATCAACGGCTCCAGCGCCGAGGACCCCGAGCGGGAGCAGGAGTTGGTCCTGGCGCTGTGCGCCCGCCGGGTGGACGGGCTGATCGTGATCCCGGCGGGCGACGACCACCGGTATCTGGAGCCGGAGATCAAGGCGGGCATCGCGACGGTCTTCGTGGACCGCCCGGCCGGCCGGATCGACGCGGACATGGTGCTCTCCGACAGCTTCGGCGGCTCCCGCGAGGGGGTGGCCCACCTGATCGCGCACGGCCACCGCCGGATCGGGTTCATCGGTGACCAGCCCCGCATCCACACCGCCACCGAGCGTCTGCGCGGCTACCACGCGGCGATGGCGGACGCCGGGATCACCGTCGAGGACTCCTGGGTCTCCCTCGGCACGACCGACCCCGGCCGGGTCCGGGCCGCCGCCGAGGCGATGCTGGAGGGGCCCGAGCCGGTCACCGCGCTCTTCGCGGGGAACAACCGGGTGACGGTAACGGCGGTCCGGGTCATCGCCGAACGGCAACGGCCGGTGGCGCTGGTCGGGTTCGACGACATCGAGCTGGCCGATCTGCTCGGCATCACCGTCATCTCGCAGGACGCGGCAGCCGTGGGCCGCACCGCCGCCGAGCACCTGTTCCGCCGCCTCGACGGCGCCGACCACGCCCCGGCCCGGGTGGAGCTGCCGACCACACTGATCCCACGCGGCTCGGGCGAACTGCCTCCTGCGTGA
- a CDS encoding ROK family protein, with protein sequence MHTDLVAALDIGGTKIAGALVDGDGTLLVRAQRPTPAREGAEAVMGAVDEVLGELTASPLWERAGSAGIGSAGPVDAGAGTVSPVNVPGWRDFPLVERVQKTIGGLPVALVGDGVAMTAAEHWLGAARGYDNALCLVVSTGVGGGLVLGGSLHPGPSGNAGHIGHISVDLDGDPCPCGARGCVERIASGPNIARRALADGWFPGPDGDTTAAAVAAAARAGDPVAIASYERAAQALAAGIAATATLVEIDIAVIGGGVAGAGDVLFAPLRRSLHDYATLSFVQGLDIAPAVMGTDAGLVGAAAAAIALR encoded by the coding sequence ATGCATACCGACCTCGTCGCCGCGCTCGACATCGGCGGCACCAAGATCGCCGGCGCGCTGGTCGACGGCGACGGCACCCTTCTCGTACGGGCGCAGCGGCCGACGCCCGCCCGGGAGGGTGCCGAGGCGGTGATGGGCGCCGTGGACGAGGTCCTGGGCGAGCTGACGGCCTCCCCGCTGTGGGAGAGGGCGGGCTCGGCCGGGATCGGCAGCGCGGGACCGGTGGACGCGGGCGCGGGGACGGTCAGCCCGGTCAACGTCCCCGGCTGGCGAGACTTCCCGCTGGTGGAGCGGGTGCAGAAGACGATCGGCGGGCTGCCCGTGGCCCTGGTCGGTGACGGCGTGGCGATGACGGCGGCCGAACACTGGCTCGGCGCGGCGCGCGGCTACGACAACGCGCTCTGCCTCGTCGTGTCGACCGGCGTCGGCGGCGGCCTGGTCCTCGGCGGCTCCCTCCACCCCGGCCCCTCCGGCAACGCCGGCCACATCGGCCACATCAGCGTCGACCTGGACGGCGACCCGTGCCCCTGCGGCGCGCGCGGCTGCGTCGAACGCATCGCCAGCGGCCCCAACATCGCCCGCCGCGCCCTGGCCGACGGCTGGTTCCCCGGCCCGGACGGCGATACCACGGCCGCCGCGGTGGCCGCCGCCGCCCGCGCCGGGGACCCGGTCGCCATCGCCTCGTACGAACGGGCCGCCCAGGCCCTCGCGGCCGGGATCGCCGCCACCGCCACCCTGGTCGAGATCGACATCGCGGTCATCGGCGGGGGAGTGGCGGGCGCCGGGGACGTGCTATTCGCCCCGCTGCGCCGCAGCCTGCACGACTACGCCACGCTCTCCTTCGTCCAGGGCCTCGACATCGCGCCCGCCGTGATGGGCACCGACGCGGGCCTGGTCGGCGCGGCGGCCGCGGCGATCGCGCTGCGCTGA
- a CDS encoding MBL fold metallo-hydrolase, which produces MDLIEVLPHRLYMFRFRIGQAYLWHDGNGDDGNGDDGTSELTLVDAGDIDAAPAIENAVRGLGLAPARIARIVLTHGHRDHYGAAQELADRHGAEILAHPLDAPVIRGELPVPEPDLLDWERPLYEHGLTVPEAPPTRVDREVADGEVPFGGGARVVHAPGHTQGSIALHLPRHGVLFTGDCVAAVEEVMLGVFNVDRARALETFRRLAALKPRTVCFGHGDPLTENAAEVMRAAAEAAA; this is translated from the coding sequence ATGGATCTCATCGAGGTGCTCCCCCACCGGCTGTACATGTTCCGCTTCCGGATCGGCCAGGCCTATCTCTGGCACGACGGCAACGGCGACGACGGCAACGGCGACGACGGCACGTCGGAGCTCACTCTCGTCGACGCCGGTGACATCGATGCGGCTCCGGCGATCGAGAACGCGGTACGGGGTCTGGGCCTCGCCCCCGCCCGGATCGCCCGCATCGTCCTCACCCACGGCCACCGCGACCACTACGGCGCGGCGCAGGAGCTGGCCGACCGCCACGGCGCCGAGATCCTCGCCCACCCGCTGGACGCCCCGGTGATCCGGGGTGAGCTTCCCGTACCGGAACCGGACCTCCTCGACTGGGAACGTCCGCTGTACGAGCACGGGTTGACGGTCCCCGAGGCCCCGCCCACCCGGGTCGACCGCGAGGTGGCCGACGGTGAGGTGCCGTTCGGCGGCGGGGCCCGGGTGGTCCATGCCCCCGGCCACACGCAGGGCTCCATCGCCCTCCATCTGCCGCGCCACGGGGTGCTGTTCACCGGGGACTGCGTGGCGGCGGTCGAGGAGGTGATGCTCGGCGTCTTCAACGTGGACCGGGCGCGGGCGCTGGAGACGTTCCGGCGGCTGGCCGCGCTGAAGCCCCGTACGGTCTGCTTCGGCCACGGCGACCCGCTGACGGAGAACGCGGCGGAAGTCATGCGGGCAGCGGCGGAAGCGGCGGCCTAG
- a CDS encoding dipeptidase, with protein MTARPISETVASLMPRARAELAELVAFQSVADPAVFPKSECEAAANWVADALRAEGFTDVALLDTPDGTQSVYGFLPGPAGAPTVLLYAHYDVQPPLDEAAWLSPPFELTERDGRWYGRGAADCKGGFIMHLLALRALKANGGVPVSVKVIAEGSEEQGTGGLERYAEAHPELLVADTIVIGDAGNFRAGLPTVTATLRGMTMLRVKLDTLEGNLHSGQFGGAAPDALAAMIQLLASLRDENGTTTVDGLTGDADWDGLQYPEAEFRQDAKVLDGVELIGTGTVADRIWARPAVTVIGIDCPPCVGATPSVQASARAQISLRVPPGHDAAEATKLLTAHLEAHTPWGARVAVEQVGQGQPFQADTSSPAYTAMAEAMRDAYPGQEMQSSGMGGSIPLCNTLASLYPEAEILLIGLSEPEAQIHAVNESVSPEELERMSVAEALFLRNYAESKKV; from the coding sequence ATGACCGCCCGCCCGATTTCCGAGACCGTCGCCTCGCTGATGCCCCGTGCGCGGGCGGAGCTGGCCGAGCTGGTCGCGTTCCAGTCGGTGGCGGACCCCGCGGTGTTCCCGAAGAGCGAGTGCGAGGCGGCGGCGAACTGGGTCGCGGACGCCCTGCGCGCCGAGGGCTTCACCGACGTCGCGCTGCTCGACACCCCCGACGGCACCCAGTCGGTCTACGGTTTCCTGCCCGGCCCGGCCGGTGCCCCGACCGTGCTGCTCTACGCCCACTACGACGTGCAGCCGCCGCTGGACGAGGCGGCGTGGCTCTCACCGCCGTTCGAGCTGACCGAGCGCGACGGCCGCTGGTACGGGCGGGGCGCGGCGGACTGCAAGGGCGGGTTCATCATGCACCTGCTCGCGCTGCGCGCCCTCAAGGCGAACGGCGGCGTCCCGGTCTCGGTGAAGGTGATCGCGGAGGGTTCCGAGGAGCAGGGCACCGGCGGTCTGGAGCGGTACGCGGAGGCCCACCCGGAGCTGCTGGTGGCCGACACGATCGTCATCGGGGACGCCGGGAACTTCCGGGCCGGGCTGCCGACGGTCACGGCGACGCTGCGTGGGATGACGATGCTGCGGGTGAAGCTCGACACGCTCGAAGGGAACCTGCACTCGGGCCAGTTCGGCGGTGCCGCGCCCGACGCGCTGGCCGCGATGATCCAGCTGCTCGCCTCGCTGCGCGACGAGAACGGCACGACGACGGTCGACGGTCTGACGGGTGACGCCGACTGGGACGGACTCCAGTACCCGGAGGCGGAGTTCCGGCAGGACGCCAAGGTGCTGGACGGCGTGGAGCTGATCGGTACGGGCACGGTCGCGGACCGGATCTGGGCGCGCCCCGCCGTCACCGTCATCGGCATCGACTGCCCGCCGTGCGTCGGCGCCACCCCGTCGGTGCAGGCGAGCGCGCGGGCCCAGATCAGCCTGCGGGTGCCGCCCGGCCACGACGCCGCCGAGGCGACCAAGCTGCTCACCGCGCACCTGGAGGCGCACACCCCGTGGGGCGCGCGGGTGGCGGTGGAGCAGGTGGGCCAGGGCCAGCCGTTCCAGGCCGACACCTCCAGCCCGGCGTACACGGCGATGGCGGAGGCGATGCGGGACGCCTACCCGGGCCAGGAGATGCAGTCCTCCGGCATGGGCGGCTCCATCCCCCTCTGCAACACGCTGGCGTCGCTCTACCCGGAGGCCGAGATCCTGCTCATCGGCCTGAGCGAGCCCGAGGCGCAGATCCACGCGGTGAACGAGAGCGTGTCGCCGGAGGAGCTGGAGCGGATGTCGGTGGCGGAGGCGCTGTTCCTGCGCAACTACGCGGAGTCGAAGAAGGTCTGA